The following proteins come from a genomic window of Deltaproteobacteria bacterium IMCC39524:
- a CDS encoding ABC transporter ATP-binding protein yields MLKVEQIETFYGSSQALFGVSLEVSAGEVVTLLGRNGMGKSTTIKSIMGLTPVTRGRITFNDVEIQQLPSYQVARQGLGLVPEGRQIFPNLTVLENIMVGAANRGGRKEPYTLDEVLEIFPRLAERLKNYGNQLSGGEQQMLAVVRALMTTPKLLILDEATEGLAPLVRKEIWYGLSVLKARGQSILVIDKNLDALMKLADRHYVMERGAVVWSGETDEIADNEELKARYLGV; encoded by the coding sequence ATGCTAAAGGTCGAGCAGATAGAAACCTTCTACGGCAGCAGCCAAGCGTTGTTTGGTGTCAGCCTTGAGGTGAGCGCCGGCGAGGTGGTGACTCTGCTCGGGCGGAATGGCATGGGCAAGAGCACGACGATCAAGTCGATTATGGGCCTCACACCGGTGACACGGGGACGCATCACCTTCAATGACGTTGAGATCCAGCAACTACCGAGCTATCAGGTGGCCCGTCAGGGGCTCGGGCTGGTTCCCGAGGGACGGCAGATTTTTCCTAATCTGACGGTTCTTGAGAACATCATGGTTGGTGCCGCTAATCGCGGTGGCAGAAAAGAGCCTTATACCTTGGACGAGGTGTTGGAGATTTTTCCACGCCTGGCAGAGCGCCTGAAAAACTACGGCAACCAGCTCTCTGGTGGAGAGCAGCAGATGCTTGCTGTGGTCCGCGCCCTGATGACGACACCCAAACTGTTGATCCTTGACGAGGCAACCGAGGGATTGGCACCGTTGGTAAGGAAAGAGATCTGGTACGGACTCAGTGTGCTCAAAGCACGGGGACAGTCGATCCTGGTAATCGATAAGAACCTCGATGCGCTGATGAAACTCGCCGATCGACACTACGTGATGGAAAGGGGGGCGGTGGTCTGGTCCGGGGAAACGGATGAGATCGCTGATAACGAAGAGCTCAAGGCACGCTATTTGGGGGTGTGA